A window of Rhododendron vialii isolate Sample 1 chromosome 11a, ASM3025357v1 genomic DNA:
gtatagttacttataatcttaataattttgcttcgatttgatgaaaaactggttattttacattctcatttttcaatttttttcataaataaaaaattagcgCGTGACAGTTGAAATAGACTAAAGAATcaattcaatgtacaaatgtaatgaactAAAAAGCAAAcaccttatgatataataattatacgttccgataaaaatatatatgtctattaagccgGCCCCACCGGTAACAAAATCCTAGCTCTGTGTCacaaaatctaaaattaaaGCAAACGAAGTCACTCAATTTTAGTCGCAACTAATTCGAGCCCGCTCAAAAAAATTCCACCATTCCCGGCCCTTATGTCAACTATTGGATTGGGTCACCCGATTCAGTTTCGGCCGGCGGCCCTTGAGACATGCCTTGGGAGGAGATTTCTCCGTTTCGCTTGTATTATGTTGTTGTCATGATTACATCTGTGCTTTTTGTCTAATGGTTTGTACTGGCATTCTGTTTGGTTTCTCTCTGCCTAGTCCCGGATGGGACTTCTATGTTAACACTTGTGTCGGCTGCTTTTGCAGGGTGTTCTTGAGTCTGTAACCTGGTGTGCTTTGGGCAATAATTCGTGTCTCGGGTTTAGGTAGTTTGGTACATTCCTGTATATTGCGATGTAATCTTTGCCTTCATGTATGAATGAATGTATTgccagtttaaaaaaaaaaaaactatatcaAGACACTATACAATACAACCCTATTTGGTTGTCTATGGGAAGAACTCCCCTCAAATTACCTTAAATTCATATAGTATGtacacaataaaaaaaatggacaagaaATTCTTATTTGCCTGTGAATTCATTTTCATACCATCATAGAGGATTCGTTACAGAAAATCAGTTAGATCGACATATATAATATCATCCATCTACAAAGAAAGTTATAGACaaccacttctttttttatgactGTTCAAACAATCATATGCATATCTTGACCAATAATTAGAGAGTTGTATACAATTAATTAACCATTGCTACATCTATATGGCAGTGTTAGCACGGTAGCTACCATACCCTGCATGTAGCATACAAGGTATGGTAGAGAAACATCAATAGCAAAAAATTGAACCCACTATCTGATGCTTCTTTGGAGTCGGGATATTCCGATCCCACTATATTTTTATGCCGTGTAACATGCTGTAGACTGTAGAGCAAACTAGTTATTAGCCTGTTTGATTCTCTAGTTCTATAATTCTCCTTTTCATGGAGTACTGGATTAATTAGCTACTGTATTCAATTTCACCCGTCACAAGTTTCaagccatgagagagagagagagagagagagagagagagagagagagagagagagagagagagagagagagagagagagagagagagagagagagagagagatcacagTTGCTTAAAAATTAAGGTCTCTCACGGGGTGTAACACTTACGAGTGACATCACACCTCTATGAGGAAAATATAAAACTTTACACAAATCTAACCCACAAAATATTGATGGTTTTGGGTTAGATAGTCATAATCAACACATTAAAAGCCAAAAGGGCTTGAAAAAAACACTAATAAGTGAAAGAAAGATgtttaaaaaaagagaagcaGTACTAAAACTGCTTCATCTTAAAGTCATCTCTCTCAAAACAAATCATCAGGCACACGcacgcactctctctctcatctgatCGTCGATGTTAGAGAGTGAAAAACCACTTCTTCGCAAGGAATCGTGAGTCCCATCTCATGATCGAACCCGAATTCTTCTTCAGAGCGTCGAAGCAGGCATTGGAATTGAGGATGGGTCAAGAACGAGATCGGGACGATGTATCTGCTCCGGTTTTCTCCGACGTAGACTGCAAAATGACCCTTTGGCACGTCGAGAGGGAGGCTATCATGGTCATGGTCGTAGCCGCCGTGTCTCTTTCCCAAGCTGGAGCATCTCTTGAGGATTTGCTTGAGGACTGCTGCTTGTGGtagtttgtttgattttctaatGGCCATTTTTTGGGCTTTCAGAGAGTACTATTTGGGTTATGAAACTTGGGGAGACTATTGAGAAGAGAGTACTAGAGAGCGGTGGTGAGGGGATACCCGGGATAGAGGGTTGTGAAGGGTATTTATGAGGAAAGTTGAGAGGGAGAGGGTCATGTGGGGAGCAAAGGACAGACCACGGTTGTTTTTTGAGTGCCAGGACAATTGTGGGGGCCAACCCCACTGGTTTACCGCCCCTCTGTTGGCCCTCCGAAGGGCAACATGGACCCTCCCTCCCACACTTTGCCCTTCATATTGGTCAAGACCCACATGTATACCCCAATGGGAGATGCTACTAAGaggaggtgcttggcagcagtGTCGACGACCGGCCGATCTGATCGTTCATCTTGACAATTAACGATCGAATCTTGACCGAGTAATAGACGGTTTAGATTGTTATGTGTTCAGATTCAATTCGATCTGTCGGTGGCGCTGCTTGgaaggggtgcttggcagcaccCTCGATACCATGCATTTTATGTCACTTTAATTGTTAGTACTATATAAGTACTTTGCAGTATATGTTGAGCCCCCTTAATGATTCTGGTTACTGGTTAATTAGATAGTTCTAAACGTCATGCAGTTTCCCAAACTGACAGTTTAAAGGGATTATTAATACTTAACTACCGAATGTGATAAACAATACTGTACATAGTACAATTTGAAGGATGTCAGATGAGAAAGAAATTTAATTTCCAGAGAGCAAAAGTTTTGAAGAAATCTACGAAGTGTGGTAATCTGATACTCTGATATTAGCAAATTAGTAACATACGATACTTGAGAGTTTTCGGTTTCACGAAGACGTTTCATTTGCCTCTTTCGGCTTGGTTCACAAATTTACCTCAAATTGCAACATCACTTTTGATAAGTATaatcagttcaaaaaaaaaaaaaaaaactcttgatAAGTATACTCGTTAGTTTTAATGAGAACATTTTTTTGTCGCAAGGTATAACTGTACAAGAATTTGggctatccttttttttttttttgggtaactggTGGATATCCGGACCAGCTTGcatgcatctcgactaat
This region includes:
- the LOC131308017 gene encoding auxin-responsive protein SAUR50-like, which translates into the protein MAIRKSNKLPQAAVLKQILKRCSSLGKRHGGYDHDHDSLPLDVPKGHFAVYVGENRSRYIVPISFLTHPQFQCLLRRSEEEFGFDHEMGLTIPCEEVVFHSLTSTIR